From a region of the Kiloniellales bacterium genome:
- a CDS encoding ATP-grasp fold amidoligase family protein: MPGLNRARLRRVPRILRSPRLQAFVLRALASDLLALALPPRKRGALRYRWRYGNDRRLVEINHLLRTGAPVNLEAPRTYCDKMSHLKLFHDNPLMAFCTDKVSVRRYVAWKGLAETLVPLLAAYERAADFRADDLPARFVAKASHGSGWVLFCRDRQSFDVAAARRRFARWLAEDYSLRRGETNYRGIPPRIVVEPLIEHLESFIEYKFFCFHGAPKFVSVISSRIRGEPVRGIYEMDWRKADYGSEGLKLDPATLPAPPEFARLKAMAEKLAEDFLHVRVDFIVADGDIYFSELTFYNLGGFVPLVPEAMNEVVGGYMDLARAPVYAARGRDVLKALAAAGAGPTG; this comes from the coding sequence ATGCCGGGCCTGAACCGGGCGCGCCTGAGGCGCGTTCCACGGATCCTGCGGTCGCCGCGGCTGCAGGCCTTCGTCCTGCGGGCCCTGGCGTCCGATCTGCTGGCCCTGGCCCTGCCCCCCAGGAAACGCGGTGCGCTGCGCTACCGCTGGCGCTACGGCAACGACCGCAGGCTGGTGGAGATCAACCACCTGCTGCGCACGGGCGCGCCGGTCAACCTCGAGGCGCCGCGGACCTACTGCGACAAGATGAGCCACCTCAAGCTCTTCCACGACAACCCCCTGATGGCCTTCTGCACCGACAAGGTCTCCGTGCGCCGCTACGTCGCCTGGAAGGGCCTGGCCGAGACCCTCGTGCCGCTCCTCGCCGCCTACGAGCGGGCGGCGGACTTCCGGGCCGACGACCTGCCGGCGCGCTTCGTGGCCAAGGCGAGCCACGGGTCGGGCTGGGTCCTCTTCTGCCGCGACCGGCAGAGCTTCGATGTGGCGGCGGCCCGGCGCCGCTTCGCCCGCTGGCTGGCCGAGGACTATTCCCTGCGCCGGGGCGAGACCAACTACCGCGGCATCCCGCCGCGGATCGTCGTGGAGCCCTTGATCGAGCACCTGGAGTCCTTCATCGAATACAAGTTCTTCTGCTTCCACGGGGCGCCGAAGTTCGTCTCGGTCATCTCCTCGCGGATCAGGGGCGAACCGGTGCGCGGGATCTACGAGATGGACTGGCGCAAGGCGGACTACGGTTCCGAGGGCCTGAAGCTGGATCCGGCGACCCTGCCGGCGCCGCCGGAGTTCGCCCGGCTGAAGGCCATGGCGGAAAAGCTCGCGGAGGACTTCCTCCACGTCCGCGTCGACTTCATCGTCGCCGACGGCGATATCTACTTCTCCGAGCTGACCTTCTACAACCTCGGCGGCTTCGTGCCGCTGGTCCCCGAGGCCATGAACGAGGTGGTCGGCGGCTACATGGACCTCGCCCGGGCGCCGGTCTATGCGGCGCGCGGCCGCGACGTCCTGAAGGCGCTGGCGGCCGCCGGCGCCGGCCCCACCGGATAG